The Prunus dulcis chromosome 3, ALMONDv2, whole genome shotgun sequence genome segment GCAATTCTAGATGGCAAGACTTCAACTTTGTTTGTGAAATCTTGGGCTCACATTTGCAAACATGATGATCAATCTAATTCAGTGCTACCTGATCAGCTGAAACAATTCTATGACAGAAGGGTCATTCAAGATCCAGCTCAGCTCGGAGTACTCTACTCGAACTCCTATCGAAATAAGGACGGTCCCAACAATAGAAGCTTAATGTTTTGGGAGAGGAAACCCCCACCGGGCTCTATCCGAGGCACCTTTGAATTCACAAGAGCAGATATAGAAACACTAAGGCAATTGTTAAAGGCTAAATTGGCAGAGCAGAAACAAGAAGATATTCGTTCAGTTCATGTGTCAACTTTCACTCTAGCTTGTGCCTATACATGGGTTTGCATAGTCAAGGCAGAGGAAATAAACAGTGAACAAACACGTCTGGCTTTTAACGTGGACTGCAGGTCTCGCTTGGATCCTCCTATATCTCCAAACTATTTTGGGAACTGCATAGCGGGACGTACAGCAGTTGCCGAAACAAAAGCCTTGTTTGGAGAAGATGGGTTGGTTGTGGCTGTGAACGCAATCAGTGAAGCTATAAAGAGTTTGGAGAAGGGGGTGTTGGATGGGGcagagaattgggtttcaaGGTTGTTTGCTGTGACTAGTGAGAGAATGCTTACGCTTGCCGGTTCACATCGGTTTGGTGTTTATGAGACTGATTTTGGATGGGGAAGACCAAAGAAGGTTGAGATTGTTTCCATAGATAGAACCAGAGCTATCTCCTTTTCAGATGCCAAGACTGATGCTGGGGTTGTTGATGTTGGGTTGGTCTTAGACAAACATAGCATGCAGGTTTTTGCTTCTCTATTTGCTAAAGGTCTTCAAAACCCTTGAAGCTTGAAGCCTCGTTTCAACAGCATTTTCTTTCTCCACTTTATATTTTGGGGAGTAATAATTTCGGAGTTCACTTTGTGAAAATCATATGCAAGCTATTGCTTCTGTGTTTGCTAAAGGGCTTCAAGACCTTTGAATCCACGCATGAAATTGGTCTTAATTTGTTAAAGGAAGAGCCGCAGAACAActgtttctcttttatttttttctttgatacaAACGATAGTATAAATGATTATAAATTAGtctaatttataa includes the following:
- the LOC117622614 gene encoding phenolic glucoside malonyltransferase 1-like — its product is MANPSSVKVVEVCRVAPPPPPSPGAFSSPSSLPLTFFDIRWLRFGPVQRLYFYQMPTSSATPLFFDSVLIPRLKTSLSNTLQHFLPLAGNLTWPQDSQKPVLSYVQGDAISLTIAESNADFYHLSSGDFVEATEYHSLVPQLGASHEQAAVVALQITVFPNCGFSIGTSMHHAILDGKTSTLFVKSWAHICKHDDQSNSVLPDQLKQFYDRRVIQDPAQLGVLYSNSYRNKDGPNNRSLMFWERKPPPGSIRGTFEFTRADIETLRQLLKAKLAEQKQEDIRSVHVSTFTLACAYTWVCIVKAEEINSEQTRLAFNVDCRSRLDPPISPNYFGNCIAGRTAVAETKALFGEDGLVVAVNAISEAIKSLEKGVLDGAENWVSRLFAVTSERMLTLAGSHRFGVYETDFGWGRPKKVEIVSIDRTRAISFSDAKTDAGVVDVGLVLDKHSMQVFASLFAKGLQNP